caggatggtctcgattcctgacctcgtgatctgcccgtctcggcctcccaaagtgctgggattacaggcttgagccaccgcacccggcctcttttttttttttttttttttttgaggtggagtctcactctgtcgcccaggctggagtgcagtggtgcgatctcggctcactgcaagctccgcctcctggattcacgccattctcctgcctcagcctcccaagtagctgggactacaggcgcccgccaccacgcctggctaattttttgtgtttttagtagagacggggtttcaccatgttagccaggatggtctcaatctcctgaccttgtgatctgccctcctcggcctcccaaagtgctgggattacatgcatgagccaccgcgcctggccagaagccGGTTCTTGAaccatctcattttatttttacttcactcgtcacacctggccccattttttttttttttttttagcgttgtttttgtttttgtttttgttttgagacagggtctcactgttgcccaggctggagtgcagtggtgcaattgtagctcactgcagcctcgatatctggtgctcaagcaatcctccaacctcagccttcccaggagcagggattacaggtgcatgccactacacccagatatatttttttaagagatagggtcttgctgtgttggccaggctggtctcgaactcctgacctcaagtgatccgcccactttggcctcccaaagtgctaggataagaggcgtgagccgctgcacccggcttGGCTCTGATGTTGTTGTGCAGTGTGGCTGAGCATTAGCCCCACAGAGGGTAACGGGTCCCCGCCTGCTGCTCTCTACCAGCCGTCCCTGGGGAACCTGCCATTCCGAAGAAGTTAGGTTTTTTGTTCCCAAAATAGAACTGGATTTCAgggtttatttattataaaagcgACAccatgaaaatggagaaaaaggccaggcacggtggctcacgcctgtaatcccagcactttgggaggcagaggcgggaggatcatgaggtcaggagatcgagaccatcctggctaacacggtgaaaccccgtctctactaaaaatgcaaaaaattagctgggtgcggtggcgggcacctgtagtcccagcttctagggaggctgaggcaggagaatgtcgttaacccaggaggcggcagagcttgcagtgagtggagatcgcaccactgccctccagcctggacgacacagtgagactccatctcgaaagaaaggaaggaaggaagggaggaagggagggagggagggagggagaaggaggggaaggaagggagggagggagagaaggaaggaaggaaggaaggaagggaagggaggaaggaaggaaggaaggaaagaaggaaggaaggaaggaagaccagGAGAGGATATTTGAGCTGGGGCATTGAAGGTTGTGTAGGAGTTCACCAGAGCTGCTTACACTGAAATGCAGAATTAATCACAAGCAAATCTTCTCTCGCCTCCCAGGTGTACCTGAACCAGTGCCAGCCTGCCCTGTCTCCAGCATCAGCCTGATGGGGTGGTGACCGATCCCGCAGGGCTCCGGAGCCATGTGGCCCAATGGCAGTTCCCTGGGGCCCTGTTTCCGGCCCACAAACATTACCCTGGAGGAGAGGCGGCTGATCGCCTCGCCCTGGTTCGCCGCCTCCTTTTGCGTGGTGGGCCTGGCCTCCAACCTGCTGGCCCTGAGCGTGCTGGCGGGGGCGCGGCAGGGGGGTTCGCACACGCGCTCCTCCTTCCTCACCTTCCTCTGCGGCCTCGTCCTCACCGACTTCCTGGGGCTGCTGGTGACCGGTGCCATCGTGGTGTCCCAGCACGCCGCGCTCTTCGAGTGGCATGCCGTGGACCCCGGCTGCCGTCTCTGCCGCTTCATGGGCGTCGTCATGATCTTCTTTGGCCTGTCCCCGCTGCTGCTGGGGGCCACCATGGCCTCGGAGCGTTTCCTAGGCATCACCCGGCCCTTCTCGCGCCCGGTGGTCACCTCGCAGCGCCGCGCCTGGGCCACCGTGGGGCTGGTGTGGGCGGCCGCGCTGGCGCTGGGCCTGCTGCCCCTGCTGGGCCTGGGTCGCTACACCGTGCAATACCCGGGGTCCTGGTGCTTCCTGACGCTGGGCGCCGAGTCTGGGGACGTGGCCTTTGGGCTGCTCTTTTCCATGCTGGGCGGCCTCTCGGTTGGGCTGTCCTTCCTGCTGAACACCGTCAGCGTGGCCACCCTGTGCCACGTCTACCACGGGCAGGAGGCGGCCCAGCAGCGTCCCCGGGACTCCGAGGTGGAGATGATGGCTCAGCTCCTGGGCATCATGCTGGTGGCCAGCGTGTGTTGGCTGCCCCTGCTGGTGAGTGGGGGCTCTGTGGGGTCCTGCTACCCTCCTGACTGGACCTCTGGTCACCCAGGGTGGATTTAAATCCTGATGGtgacagccgggcgtggtggctcacgcctgtaatcccagcactttgggaggccgagtgggcggatcacgaggtcaggagatcgagaccatcctggccaacatggtgaaacccccatctgtactaataatacaaaaaaattagccgggcgtggtggcgggggcctgtagtcccagctactcgggaggctgaggcaggagaatggcatgaagccaggaggcagagcttgcagtgagctgatatcgtgccactgcactccagcctgggcaacagagcaagactccgtctcaaaaaaagaaaagaaagaaagaaaagaaaaaaacccaaagcaagTGACAGGTAGATTTGGCCCATGGGTCAACCCTTGCTCTAAACCCTCCCATGACTCCCTATTACCCTCAGAAGAAAGTCCTCACAGGCACTTCCTGCAGATGCAC
The sequence above is drawn from the Macaca thibetana thibetana isolate TM-01 chromosome 19, ASM2454274v1, whole genome shotgun sequence genome and encodes:
- the TBXA2R gene encoding thromboxane A2 receptor translates to MWPNGSSLGPCFRPTNITLEERRLIASPWFAASFCVVGLASNLLALSVLAGARQGGSHTRSSFLTFLCGLVLTDFLGLLVTGAIVVSQHAALFEWHAVDPGCRLCRFMGVVMIFFGLSPLLLGATMASERFLGITRPFSRPVVTSQRRAWATVGLVWAAALALGLLPLLGLGRYTVQYPGSWCFLTLGAESGDVAFGLLFSMLGGLSVGLSFLLNTVSVATLCHVYHGQEAAQQRPRDSEVEMMAQLLGIMLVASVCWLPLLVFIAQTVLRNPPAMSPSGQLSRATEQQLLIYLRVATWNQILDPWVYILFRRAVLRRLQPRLSTRPRSLSLQPQLTQRSGLQ